A window of the Coprobacter fastidiosus genome harbors these coding sequences:
- the infB gene encoding translation initiation factor IF-2, whose amino-acid sequence MTIRLNKVARDLNVGIQTAVDFLQKKGFSIESNPNTKISDEQYALLVKEFSTDKDLKIESERISQERHNKDKNKATVALEGYEEPASDNESGKTEIATTIDEELKPRIKQVGKIDLDNLYRPVVPKKEEPEETVTDKEEKTVTEEPVQDHNEIEKEIQEEEQISIKEPEITEEPQTANIEEEEENLTSENDIDENSEEEEDDEPIHMNEETKEDEIFTLNRPKLTTNINVVGKIDLSALNQQTRPKKKTKEEKRKEREAKDKQRNDLKKPLIADAKTAESQETDMERKKRKRIRKEKIDIEKNAPTTNPQSRNNGNPKGPKLKLKKPVKAEISEEDVQKQIKETLARLTTKGQKKSAKWRKEKREAFANKAQELEEQEMEESRILKLTEFVTANDLAVMMNVPVNNVIATCMSIGIMVSINQRLDAETINIVAEEFGFKTEYVSAEVVEAINVEEDKEEDLTHRPPIVTVMGHVDHGKTSLLDYIRNANVIAGEAGGITQHIGAYNVKLSDGRRITFLDTPGHEAFTAMRARGAKVTDIAIIIVAADDSVMPQTVEAINHASAAGVPIVFAINKVDKPNANPDKIKEELANMNYLVEEWGGKYQSQDISAKKGTGVHELLEKVLLEAELLDLKANPDRRATGSVIESTLDKGRGYVATVLVENGTLRTGDIVLAGTHHGRVKAMFNERNARINEAGPSAPALILGLNGAPQAGDIFHVMESEQEAREIANKREQLQRELGLRTHKLLTLDDIGRRIAIGNFQELNVIVKGDVDGSVEALSDSLIKLSTEEIQVNVLHKAVGQISESDITLAAASNAIIIGFQVRPSMAARRLAEKEGVDIRLYSIIYDAIEEVKSAMEGMLSPEIKEEITATVEVRETFKITKVGTVAGCMVKEGKIKRTNKIRLIRDGIVIYSGDLGSLKRFKEDVKEVATGYECGLNIANYNDIKIGDLIEAYEEVEVKKTL is encoded by the coding sequence ATGACGATAAGGTTAAATAAAGTAGCAAGAGATTTAAATGTAGGAATTCAGACAGCTGTCGATTTCCTGCAAAAGAAAGGATTTTCTATTGAGTCAAATCCCAATACGAAAATCAGTGACGAACAGTATGCCCTGCTGGTAAAAGAGTTCAGTACGGATAAAGATCTGAAAATCGAATCGGAACGTATCAGCCAGGAGCGCCATAATAAAGATAAGAACAAAGCAACCGTCGCTCTCGAAGGCTATGAAGAACCCGCATCGGACAATGAATCGGGAAAAACGGAAATAGCGACAACCATAGACGAAGAATTAAAGCCGAGAATAAAACAAGTCGGAAAGATAGATTTAGATAATCTATACCGTCCGGTAGTTCCTAAAAAAGAAGAACCGGAAGAGACCGTAACGGACAAAGAGGAAAAAACAGTTACCGAAGAACCCGTACAAGATCATAACGAGATCGAAAAGGAAATTCAGGAAGAAGAACAAATTTCTATAAAAGAACCCGAAATTACAGAAGAACCCCAAACTGCAAATATCGAAGAAGAGGAAGAAAATCTGACTTCAGAAAACGATATTGACGAGAATTCCGAAGAAGAAGAGGACGATGAACCCATCCATATGAACGAAGAAACAAAAGAAGACGAAATATTTACGCTAAACCGGCCTAAACTGACTACGAATATCAATGTTGTCGGGAAAATAGACCTTTCAGCACTAAATCAACAAACTCGTCCGAAGAAAAAAACAAAAGAAGAAAAAAGAAAAGAGCGCGAAGCTAAAGATAAACAGCGCAATGATCTGAAAAAGCCGCTTATTGCGGACGCAAAAACGGCCGAATCTCAAGAAACGGATATGGAACGTAAAAAACGGAAACGTATCCGCAAAGAAAAAATCGATATTGAGAAGAATGCGCCGACCACAAATCCGCAATCTCGAAACAACGGTAACCCAAAAGGTCCTAAGTTGAAACTGAAAAAACCGGTAAAAGCCGAAATCAGTGAAGAGGATGTACAGAAACAGATCAAGGAAACACTGGCCAGACTGACAACTAAAGGACAGAAAAAGAGTGCAAAATGGCGTAAAGAGAAACGCGAAGCTTTTGCCAACAAAGCTCAGGAACTGGAAGAGCAGGAGATGGAAGAAAGTCGCATTCTGAAACTGACCGAGTTCGTTACCGCTAACGATCTGGCCGTCATGATGAATGTACCGGTAAATAACGTTATCGCAACCTGTATGAGCATCGGTATTATGGTATCTATCAACCAACGACTCGATGCGGAAACGATCAATATCGTAGCAGAAGAGTTCGGATTCAAGACAGAATATGTCAGTGCGGAGGTAGTAGAAGCGATCAATGTAGAAGAGGATAAAGAAGAAGACTTGACTCACCGTCCCCCGATTGTCACGGTTATGGGACATGTCGATCACGGAAAAACCTCGTTACTCGACTATATCCGTAATGCGAATGTCATCGCAGGTGAAGCCGGAGGTATCACCCAACATATCGGGGCTTACAATGTAAAATTGAGCGACGGTAGAAGAATCACGTTCTTGGATACACCCGGACACGAAGCTTTCACCGCCATGCGTGCACGAGGAGCTAAAGTTACGGACATCGCAATCATCATCGTTGCCGCAGACGACAGCGTGATGCCGCAAACCGTCGAAGCAATCAACCACGCATCGGCAGCAGGAGTACCTATCGTATTTGCCATTAACAAAGTCGATAAACCCAACGCCAATCCCGATAAGATTAAGGAAGAATTGGCCAACATGAATTACCTTGTCGAAGAATGGGGCGGAAAATATCAGTCTCAAGATATTTCGGCAAAAAAAGGTACAGGCGTGCACGAACTGCTCGAAAAAGTTTTACTCGAAGCCGAGTTGCTCGACTTAAAAGCAAATCCCGACCGTAGAGCTACCGGTTCGGTAATCGAATCGACTCTGGATAAAGGACGAGGATATGTAGCTACCGTATTAGTAGAAAACGGAACTCTTCGCACCGGAGATATTGTTCTTGCAGGAACACACCACGGTCGTGTCAAGGCCATGTTCAATGAGCGAAATGCTCGGATCAATGAGGCCGGACCGTCTGCACCCGCATTGATCTTAGGCTTGAACGGCGCTCCGCAAGCAGGAGACATTTTCCACGTAATGGAAAGCGAACAAGAAGCGCGTGAGATTGCAAACAAGCGAGAACAGTTACAGCGAGAACTCGGATTGAGGACACACAAGCTACTGACTCTCGATGATATAGGAAGACGTATTGCCATCGGTAATTTCCAAGAACTGAATGTGATCGTAAAAGGAGACGTTGATGGTTCAGTAGAGGCATTGAGCGATTCTCTGATCAAATTATCAACTGAAGAAATTCAGGTAAACGTATTGCATAAAGCCGTAGGACAAATTTCCGAATCGGATATTACCTTAGCGGCGGCATCAAACGCAATCATCATAGGATTCCAAGTACGTCCGTCTATGGCAGCCCGCCGTCTTGCAGAAAAAGAAGGTGTGGATATTCGACTCTACTCGATTATTTACGATGCGATAGAGGAAGTAAAATCTGCTATGGAAGGAATGCTTTCTCCGGAAATCAAGGAAGAAATTACGGCGACTGTCGAAGTACGGGAAACTTTCAAGATCACAAAAGTGGGAACTGTCGCCGGATGTATGGTTAAAGAAGGTAAGATCAAACGTACCAACAAGATTCGCCTTATCCGTGACGGTATCGTCATTTACTCCGGAGATCTCGGTTCGCTGAAACGATTCAAAGAAGATGTAAAAGAAGTTGCTACCGGATATGAATGCGGTCTCAACATTGCCAACTACAACGACATCAAGATAGGTGACTTGATCGAAGCGTATGAAGAGGTCGAAGTAAAAAAGACATTGTAA
- the nusA gene encoding transcription termination factor NusA codes for MAKKEEAISMVDTFSEFKELKNIDRTTMISVLEESFRNVLAKMFGTDENFDVIVNPDKGDFEIWRNREVVEDGQVSDPNLQISLSEAKKIDNDYEVGEEVTDEVIFEKFGRRAILNLRQTLASKILELQKDAIYNKYKDRIGQIVSAEVYQIWKKEMLLIDDEGNELLLPKTEQIPSDFYRKGETARAVVARVDNKNNNPKIIISRTSEEFLKRLFELEVPEIHDGLITIRKVARIPGERAKIAVESYDDRIDPVGACVGVKGARIHGIVRELRNENIDVINYTANTSLFIQRSLSPAKISSIRLNEEEKKAEVFLKPEEVSLAIGKGGLNIKLACMLTGYTIDVYRDIDETEEEDIYLDEFKDEIDGWVIEALKAIGCATAKSVLAMSREELIEKADLEENTVDEIINILKAEFEEE; via the coding sequence ATGGCCAAAAAAGAGGAAGCAATCAGCATGGTCGACACGTTCTCGGAGTTTAAAGAACTGAAGAACATTGACAGAACGACAATGATCAGCGTGTTGGAAGAATCGTTCCGCAACGTATTAGCGAAAATGTTCGGTACGGACGAAAACTTCGATGTTATTGTAAATCCCGACAAAGGGGACTTTGAAATATGGAGAAACCGCGAAGTAGTCGAAGACGGACAAGTCAGCGATCCCAATCTGCAAATCTCTTTATCCGAGGCCAAAAAAATCGATAACGATTACGAAGTAGGTGAAGAAGTTACCGATGAAGTAATTTTCGAAAAATTCGGACGCCGGGCCATTTTAAACCTGCGTCAAACATTGGCATCAAAAATTCTGGAACTGCAAAAAGATGCCATTTACAATAAATACAAAGATAGAATCGGACAAATCGTCAGTGCAGAAGTTTACCAGATCTGGAAAAAGGAAATGCTTCTTATCGATGATGAAGGGAACGAACTTCTTCTTCCGAAAACAGAGCAAATTCCTTCGGATTTTTATCGTAAAGGAGAAACCGCAAGAGCGGTAGTCGCCCGTGTCGATAACAAAAACAATAATCCGAAAATTATCATATCCCGAACTTCGGAAGAATTTCTGAAACGGTTGTTCGAACTGGAAGTTCCGGAAATACATGACGGTCTGATTACTATTCGCAAAGTAGCACGTATCCCGGGAGAACGTGCTAAAATTGCGGTAGAATCTTATGACGATCGCATCGATCCGGTAGGCGCTTGCGTCGGGGTAAAAGGCGCTCGCATTCACGGTATCGTCAGAGAATTGAGAAATGAAAACATCGATGTAATCAATTATACTGCAAATACATCTCTTTTCATCCAAAGATCGCTGAGTCCGGCAAAAATTTCTTCAATTCGTCTGAACGAAGAAGAAAAAAAAGCCGAAGTATTCTTAAAACCGGAAGAAGTTTCTCTCGCTATCGGCAAAGGAGGACTGAATATAAAATTAGCATGTATGCTGACCGGATATACGATAGATGTGTATCGTGATATCGATGAAACAGAAGAAGAAGACATTTATCTCGATGAATTTAAAGACGAAATCGACGGTTGGGTGATAGAAGCCCTAAAAGCTATCGGATGTGCTACGGCCAAAAGCGTATTGGCAATGTCTCGAGAGGAATTGATCGAAAAAGCAGATCTCGAAGAAAATACCGTTGATGAAATAATTAATATATTAAAAGCAGAATTTGAAGAAGAATAG
- the rimP gene encoding ribosome assembly cofactor RimP, whose translation MIEKDFVKELVEKGLSGTDCFIVDVQVKPGNSIIIEIDNEDGIDIEQCSTLHRFIEEHLDRDIEDYELEVGSAGITSPFKVRKQYKKNIGNEVEVLTKSGLKLNGILKEADEDKFTVTITKKVKTETSKRKVEVSEDLVFGYDEIKYTKYLIRFK comes from the coding sequence ATGATAGAAAAAGATTTTGTAAAGGAACTTGTAGAAAAAGGATTGTCGGGTACAGACTGCTTTATAGTAGATGTTCAGGTAAAGCCGGGTAACAGCATCATTATCGAAATAGATAACGAAGACGGTATAGATATAGAACAATGCTCGACCTTGCACAGATTTATAGAAGAGCACCTCGACCGGGATATAGAAGACTATGAGCTTGAAGTAGGGTCGGCAGGCATTACATCTCCGTTCAAAGTTCGGAAACAGTATAAAAAAAATATCGGTAATGAGGTCGAAGTTCTTACAAAATCGGGACTAAAACTCAACGGAATCCTAAAGGAAGCGGATGAAGACAAATTTACTGTTACGATAACGAAAAAAGTAAAGACAGAAACCAGTAAACGAAAAGTAGAGGTATCGGAAGATCTCGTTTTCGGTTATGATGAAATAAAGTACACAAAATATTTAATCAGATTTAAATAA
- a CDS encoding M48 family metallopeptidase has translation MKKYQYEDPEFGTIILYLHPTARHLIFKIRDNSLQITVPEGITYAQITQSINKNRENIRKIYVRKNDKILRPGTLLETRNFTIAIQTHNKNKYLFKLHNNTLFIFCPDTTDFESPETQRIISAGIKRFIKQEAEKYLPERLDLLAKQLNLTYNSVSVSHGRKRLGRCDMRRNILLSYHLMFLPDRLIDYVIFHELAHLSEMNHGERFHQLCNRYCQGKEKILEKELKSFPFPIE, from the coding sequence ATGAAAAAATATCAATACGAAGACCCCGAATTCGGTACAATAATTCTGTATCTCCACCCGACAGCCCGGCATCTCATTTTCAAGATACGGGATAATTCACTACAGATAACCGTTCCGGAAGGTATTACCTATGCACAGATAACACAATCCATAAACAAAAACAGAGAAAACATACGAAAAATATACGTACGCAAGAACGACAAAATATTACGTCCGGGAACTTTGCTCGAAACCCGAAACTTTACTATTGCCATACAAACACATAACAAAAACAAATACCTGTTCAAGCTACACAACAATACGCTATTTATATTCTGCCCCGACACGACAGATTTCGAATCTCCCGAAACCCAAAGAATCATATCTGCCGGTATCAAACGATTCATCAAACAAGAGGCCGAAAAGTACCTGCCGGAACGCCTCGATTTATTAGCCAAACAATTAAACCTGACCTATAACAGCGTATCGGTTTCCCACGGACGGAAACGGCTCGGCAGATGCGATATGCGACGCAACATACTCCTGTCCTATCATCTCATGTTCCTACCCGATCGTCTGATCGACTACGTGATCTTTCACGAATTAGCTCATTTATCTGAAATGAATCACGGAGAACGTTTTCACCAACTATGTAACCGATATTGTCAAGGCAAAGAGAAAATTTTAGAAAAAGAGCTCAAGTCTTTCCCGTTTCCTATTGAATAG
- a CDS encoding PadR family transcriptional regulator, translated as MNTENIKSQMRKGILEYCTLLILSKKRAYVSDIIQSLKESRLIVVEGTLYPLLTRLKNAGLLDYEWEESPQGPPRKYYRLTETGRAFLNELESAWTELNRTVEYIREI; from the coding sequence ATGAATACGGAAAATATAAAATCTCAGATGCGCAAGGGGATTCTTGAGTATTGTACGCTCTTGATTCTTAGTAAAAAGCGGGCGTATGTGTCAGATATTATACAATCTTTGAAAGAATCTCGTCTTATTGTGGTCGAAGGTACGCTTTATCCGCTGTTGACACGCTTGAAAAATGCCGGTCTGCTTGATTATGAATGGGAAGAATCTCCTCAAGGTCCTCCTCGAAAATATTATCGTTTGACAGAGACCGGGAGAGCGTTCCTGAATGAGTTGGAAAGTGCTTGGACAGAATTGAACCGCACAGTCGAATATATTCGGGAGATATAG
- a CDS encoding PspC domain-containing protein — MKKTLTVNLNNTVYHIDEDAYSQLQDYLESLNDYFRNEEGASEILSDIEARIAELFKERMRFGMQIITVREVDEIISVMGHPEDFASDTLNIETDDKEVGEKEVENQNTEKGEDGTTPQEKIPERNRRRLFRDKDDAFLGGVASGLGYYLGVSTALVRILFVLFTFLTGYALLIYLVLWICIPEAKTAAQKLEMRGEAATVDNIKRFVSETIAKEELGPEKKTFGDYVLSAIKIVLKFVFIIFGGCLGFILLVLLSSLLFVLLAAAGGTVGIVTQGIDPFFMQMFSAVHYPWMLTAVLLVLLAIPVYAVLRMVLGRVFNFPPQSRWVTVLLVILWSIAFVAGMVMWFISLPGIHTVLNQYQGNII, encoded by the coding sequence ATGAAAAAGACGCTAACGGTAAATCTTAATAATACGGTATATCATATCGATGAAGACGCTTATAGCCAGTTGCAGGATTACTTGGAAAGTCTGAACGATTATTTCCGGAATGAAGAAGGAGCAAGCGAGATATTGAGCGATATCGAGGCTCGTATTGCCGAGTTGTTTAAAGAAAGAATGCGTTTCGGTATGCAGATAATTACGGTGCGCGAGGTGGATGAAATCATCTCTGTCATGGGACATCCCGAAGATTTTGCTTCTGATACGCTGAATATTGAAACCGATGATAAGGAGGTCGGAGAAAAAGAAGTTGAAAATCAGAATACTGAAAAAGGGGAGGATGGAACGACACCTCAGGAAAAAATTCCCGAGAGAAACCGACGGCGTCTGTTTAGGGATAAGGACGATGCTTTTCTTGGCGGTGTAGCTTCAGGATTGGGATATTATCTCGGTGTCAGCACAGCGCTTGTCCGCATTTTGTTCGTATTGTTTACTTTTCTTACCGGATATGCGCTTCTGATTTATTTGGTTTTGTGGATTTGTATTCCGGAGGCTAAAACTGCTGCACAGAAATTAGAGATGAGAGGGGAGGCGGCGACGGTCGATAATATCAAACGATTTGTTTCCGAAACGATAGCAAAAGAGGAATTAGGACCGGAGAAAAAAACTTTCGGTGATTATGTGCTTTCGGCAATTAAGATCGTATTGAAATTCGTATTTATAATTTTCGGTGGATGTCTTGGTTTTATTTTGCTGGTTCTTTTGTCTTCTTTATTGTTTGTGTTATTGGCGGCGGCCGGAGGCACGGTTGGAATTGTTACGCAAGGCATAGATCCGTTTTTTATGCAGATGTTCTCTGCCGTTCACTATCCGTGGATGTTGACTGCCGTTTTGCTGGTATTGTTGGCCATTCCGGTATATGCCGTATTGAGAATGGTTTTAGGGCGTGTATTTAATTTCCCTCCCCAATCCCGCTGGGTGACAGTCTTGTTGGTTATATTGTGGAGCATAGCTTTTGTTGCCGGTATGGTAATGTGGTTTATTTCGTTACCCGGAATACATACTGTATTGAATCAGTATCAGGGGAATATAATATAG
- a CDS encoding helix-turn-helix domain-containing protein, translating into MLRTDLPQFDISENIIIGTDITEEILAFYKQPFRLKAGIFVLCLEGEIHASIKMTDYYIKKNDFVSILPGNILQFIGQQGKVRLCFVAFSSEFLSQTNMVKFSADFLPQVIENPVISLKQESAELLAEYFSLLVKTQEQITEIFNTEITKSILQSMLQGIGYMYQKHTLNPPALTRKEEIRKQFVGLVMQHYTRERSISFYAEQLNITPQHLCTTIKQITGFTASDIIARMVILDAKAQLKSTELTIQEISYSLNFPNVSFFGKYFKRHVGMSPQAYRNSQ; encoded by the coding sequence ATGCTTAGAACCGATTTACCACAATTCGACATATCTGAAAATATCATTATAGGAACAGATATCACCGAAGAAATCTTGGCATTTTACAAACAACCGTTCCGATTAAAAGCCGGAATCTTCGTGTTATGTTTAGAAGGAGAGATACATGCTTCCATAAAAATGACCGACTATTATATAAAGAAGAATGATTTCGTCTCTATTTTACCGGGAAATATCCTTCAGTTTATCGGACAACAAGGAAAAGTCCGATTGTGTTTCGTCGCTTTTTCATCGGAATTTCTGAGCCAAACCAACATGGTAAAATTTTCAGCAGATTTCCTGCCTCAAGTCATAGAAAATCCGGTAATATCCTTAAAACAAGAAAGCGCAGAACTTCTTGCGGAATATTTTTCTTTACTGGTGAAAACCCAGGAACAGATCACAGAAATATTCAATACGGAAATTACCAAGAGTATCTTACAATCAATGCTGCAAGGAATCGGATACATGTATCAGAAACATACATTGAATCCGCCTGCCCTTACCCGGAAAGAAGAAATTCGGAAACAGTTTGTCGGACTTGTCATGCAACATTATACACGAGAACGTTCCATCTCATTTTACGCCGAACAACTGAATATCACTCCGCAACACTTGTGCACGACCATAAAGCAAATCACAGGATTTACCGCATCCGACATTATTGCCCGAATGGTAATCCTCGACGCTAAAGCCCAACTAAAATCGACAGAATTGACAATACAGGAAATTTCTTACTCCTTGAATTTCCCGAACGTATCATTTTTCGGGAAATATTTCAAACGCCATGTCGGCATGAGTCCTCAAGCTTATCGCAACAGCCAATAA
- a CDS encoding NAD kinase, with protein MRIAIFGNLYQAEKSIQAKHLFNALSKYNAEILICEEFYRFLHTVMKIEPRYSKLITDNNFSADMALSLGGDGTFLKTAERVGNKHIPILGINTGRLGFLADVAENEIDEAVAELFNGDYRIEERSLLQLKADALPVKFWPFALNEAAILKRDSSSMITIRTYLNDVFLNTYQADGLIVSTPTGSTGYSLSVGGPILVPQAPNFVIAPVAPHSLNVRPLVFNDQDTIRMQIESRSNNFLVSLDGRSAMMGTNHELIICKAPFTTPIVKRNNHVFIDTLRDKLMWGADKRYNI; from the coding sequence ATGAGAATAGCCATTTTCGGGAATTTATATCAAGCAGAAAAAAGCATACAGGCAAAGCATCTTTTCAACGCATTAAGCAAATATAATGCGGAAATTCTTATTTGTGAAGAGTTCTACCGCTTTCTGCATACTGTAATGAAAATAGAACCTCGATACAGCAAGCTGATTACAGACAATAATTTTTCGGCAGATATGGCTCTCAGCCTCGGCGGAGACGGAACATTCTTAAAAACTGCCGAACGGGTCGGGAACAAACACATCCCGATATTGGGAATCAATACCGGACGTCTCGGATTTCTTGCCGATGTAGCCGAAAATGAAATAGATGAAGCTGTAGCAGAACTGTTTAACGGCGATTACCGAATCGAAGAGCGTTCTCTACTACAACTAAAAGCAGATGCTCTCCCCGTTAAGTTTTGGCCTTTTGCACTGAACGAAGCCGCCATTCTGAAAAGAGACAGTTCTTCAATGATCACCATCCGCACATATTTGAACGATGTATTTCTGAACACCTATCAAGCTGACGGGCTAATTGTTTCGACTCCTACCGGATCGACCGGATATTCATTGAGCGTAGGTGGCCCGATACTCGTTCCGCAAGCTCCGAACTTCGTAATAGCACCGGTTGCTCCCCACAGTTTGAATGTCCGTCCTTTGGTATTCAATGACCAAGATACGATCCGTATGCAAATCGAAAGCCGAAGTAACAACTTTTTGGTAAGTCTGGACGGACGTTCCGCCATGATGGGTACAAATCATGAATTAATTATTTGCAAAGCCCCTTTCACTACCCCTATCGTGAAACGAAACAATCATGTTTTTATTGATACCTTACGAGACAAACTCATGTGGGGAGCAGATAAACGATACAATATATAA